GTCAAAGGCAACCTCGGCATCATCAGCATCTCTTACACCAGTGGCAGCTGGTCTGTCACCCTCAACTGAAAACCAATCAAACCTATTCAGGCAGGGTGGGATCAAACCCACCCTGCTTTTGCCAAGGAGGCGCATGACCCCACACGAACAGATGATCACCAAATGCGTGATGGTCAGCATTCCCATCCTGGTGCTGGTGTACAGCTTCCTCTCTGTCAAAGTCAAAGAAGTGGAACTGAACCACATCACCGCAGCCCTCTTCGCATTCCTGATGCCTGTGGCCTACTGGAATTACGTGCCCACAGCCCACCTCTGGCCCCTGATGGCCGTGTATGTTCCTTTCTTTCTGGCTTCCACCCTGCTGATCCTGCACAGCCCGGTCAAAAGGCAACCTCTGGATGGCCGTCCCATGCTGGACAAAATCCTGACCCAGCTTTGTCGCATCATCAACGAAGAGGCCTTTTTCAGGGGCCTGATGTTTGCTTTGCCGATGGCCCTGTTCCCAGAGGTGCCCTGGTACTGGATGGCGGTTCCGCAAGCCCTGCTGTTTGCTGTGATCCACTACGTGCCGGTCCAATCGGTGCTGAAAGGCCAGACCGGACCCCTGATGCCTTTCTTTGCTGCTTTCGCTTTTCCCTTCTTCAGCAGCATGATGTTCGCCTATCTGGTGACCGCCACCCAGGGCATCCTGCTGGCCGTGATCATCCACTGGCTCACCAACGTGATGATCGAACTGATGTTCCACCGGCTCGGGTACTGCGTGGTCTTCGAGCTGGGATTGGGCAACAAGCAAGGTTACCAAGAGGTTACCAACCCAGGGGTGACCTGAAAGAAACTGCCTCCGTGGTCTAATGACCACCACGGAGGCAGTAAACATGAACAAAGTAAGAATCGTAAAAAACATTTTGGTGGTTGTTGGGGTGCTGGAGATGGGCTTCTCTGGATTCGCCGGAGCTGCTGATTGGAACCCCCCTGTTGAGCCTAATAAAATTCAATCTACAACTCCATCAGCTAAAATTCCCTAATTCTTGACTATGTTTAGCTTTCAAAATTACATACCTAGGATCGTTTTTATCCATACGGTTTATAATTTCTTCAAGAAGTATTATATCATTGTTTATATCAAACATACTTATCATCATATCAATGTTTTTATGCTTGATGACCATATTATTCAAACTACTATCAATTAATTCACGAGTTTCGAATATATAATCATTTTCCGATTCTGGCAGTAATTTACCGGAATAAATCTTCAAAGCTTCTTGAACATTTCCAACTTTAATAAGATGAATTAGTCTTGTGATATCTGATTCAAAGTCATCCGATATTCTATAAGGGTTAGCAGAAATATTAATGAGCTTTCTTAATTTAGAAATAGAAGTTTTTAAGCTACCGTAGTTATCTTGACCATCTTCATATAATTTTACCATAAGTTTATCACCAGATAATCCATCGCTATTAAGTGACAAGATTAACAAAATCTCAATCTGTCTAAGTGGCAACTTAACATACTCTCCATTGATCTTTATTTGAGGTTTCCCCAAGAATTTTGCATCGATTCTTTTTGTAGGCACAGAATAGTATTTTTCATACAGTTTATCACCCAAATAAAATCTAATTACTTCCTTAGGCATCTTTTCCACAATTTCTATTTCTTTATCGCTAATAAGTTTTGCAGGAGCCTTTTTCGAGAAACAATATTTCATAAGAATTAACATAAGATAAGCGCTCGAGTGGTAGGTGTTATTTATCATATCATCAAGCTTACAAAGCTGATCATAGCTGCAATCGTCTACATGAATTCGAAAATACAATTCTGCCATATGTGCGTGAATTTTAAAAGCATTTTTCAACCCCAGAGAAGTAGACGTCAGATTCTCGGTAAATTTTTGTGCTTCTTCAAGTTTTCCCATAGATATTAAGTTTTTCAAAATTTCATAAGCGTAAAAAGCTCTAAAATTTCTGTCAGATTTATTATATAAGTCTTTCCAAAATGAGAGAGATTTTTCATAATCTTTTAAAACAAAACTATAATCTGCAAGCGTACTATAAAAATATCTTCTTGATTCGTCATTTGCTTTATCTACCAAGGCCATTCCTTCATTTATCAGACTATCTACGCCGTCCATTCTATTTTGTATAATTTTAGAGTATAAACAGGAGTTCACTATTGCCAAATGGTCATTTGCATTTACATTTGGCATAGATTGTACTATTTCCATCCCATAATTACTCCAATGTAAATATTCTTTATATCTAAATGTAATATTAGAAAACCTAGAAATCATTTTTACGCATCTTATAATCTCAAGATGATTAGACTCCACCTCTGCCAATGACAGTGCTTTATAAGGCTCTTCGGGTTGAGCAAAAACGGCTTCTTTTTCGTAAGAATAAAGAAAGGTTTTAGCTTTTAATGTTGGCAGACTTTCAATCTCCCCTAAAGCCCTCTTAGCTTGCTTAGATAAATTTCTATCAAAAATCATATACAGCACAGCCAGAGCCCTAACATCTGGCGCTTCATGCTTCTCCAGATACTCCAGCACTTCCTCTTTGATCTCCGCTTTTTTGTCCATCAGATATGCCGCCTCAATCCGCCAGCGCATCACCACTTCATCCTCTTTGATATCCCGAGGCAAAGCTTCCAGCAGCACATGCAAGTGGGCGTGTGCTCCAGTCAGCAAAGCCCGAGAGCCCGCCTCTTCGATGAATTGGGGCACCAGATGGGGGCAGTTGGGAACCGCGATTTCCAGAGCTTCCATGTACTTTTCTTTTTTGCGAAGCAAGGAAACCAGCAATTTGGGGTCCAGATCGACTTCGTAGCCGGGTGGGTGTTTGAATCCATCGGCGGTGGGTCGCAGGGGGATGGGGCGTCTGGCCAGTTCGTTCAGGCGGATCCAGAGCGGTTCAAAGACCCCTCGGGTTTGGTCGTAGGCGTCTTGAATCTGGGACTCAGAAAGCAGGAGGGGTTCTGCCAGTTGGAATGCTTCTGAACGGGTGACCCGCAGGTCTTCGTTGGTCAGAATGGGCAAGTCTGAGAGGCGTTCTTCTCCAATGAGGATCAGGGTGTGTCCTTCTTGCTGCAATTCGAGCATGGCCCGAGCGAACTCTGGGGCAAGGTGGGTTCCGCTGAACACAAAAGTGTGTGCACCAAAAAGCGGTGTGTATTTTTTGATGATGTTGAGCACATAAGGGTACTCCATGCCGTGGTCCAGCAACCGTTCCCCTGCGGCTTTGTTGAAGGCATCCACAAGGGTGTTGGCGGTGAGCACCGGATCGTGGGCCACCCTCGGGGTGATTTCGAACCAGATGGGGGCCTCCATTCCAGAGAGTTGATGGTAGATCAGGTGGTTGATGCCAAATTCAGGTGTGCCGACATATTCGATGCTGGTCTGCTCCTGAAAATGTTCGCTGTGGCTGAGGTACCAATTCTGAAATTGTAAGGGGTGATTCGGCATATGGGATACTTCCTTTTATTGTTCCTGACAGGAAAATCATTTACAGAATACCTGAAGCAAACGGGATTTTTTGTTCTGAGTAAACGGAATACAGGATGCACGCTTTAAATTATCGCTTACAGAGAGGCACAAGGACATTCCTCAGGAAAATCCCTTACTGAAGAACATAAACCATTCTGCATTTTCTTAATGAAACATTTATGTAACGATACGAATCATTTTGAACCCTGTCCAAAACCTAGATCCAGAATGCTCGAAATTAGGATTTGCAAACATTTTCCCGGATGACAAAGTTTATATTCCGCAAAAAGCCGGTTTTCCAATATTTTTTAGGGAATATGGGACATTTGTCTTAAATTTTGTCTTGGAGAGGGGGGTATCTCTGGGGTTATCATACGGGTATAACTCACATCGTGAAGAAGATAGGCCCTAAGATAGGGAGGAACAGGTCGTTCCTTTTTGGAGGTTTGCATGTTTGAAGCATTCACCAACCAGCCGATCCGATTGATTGGCGAGGATGGATCTCGCACCCAGCCATTTGAGCTGGATTTAAGTGCCGATGAACTGTTGCACATCCACCGGGACATGATCCGTGCCCGGGTCTTTGATGAACGCCTCATCCCCATTCTGAGGCAAGGAAAAACCAGTTTTTATGCCCAATCCACAGGCATGGAAGCCACCCAGATTGGCATTGCTTGGGGGGTCAGAAGGGACCACGACTGGTTCTGGCCTTACTACCGGGATCAGGGCCTTGTCCTGACCCTTGGGATGCCTCTGGACCGCTGGATCTCTCAACTGCTGGGCAGCAACAGCGACGTGTGCAAAGGCCGACAAATGCCCCAGCACTTCTCTGACCCAGAGCACCACATCGCCACGGTGTGCAGCGCCATCGGAAGCCACATTGCACCCGCAGCGGGAACGGCCATCGCACAAAAATACCTCGGGACCGATGAAATCACTGTGTGCACCTTCGGAGAGGGAGCGACCAGTGAAGGCGACTGGCATGCCGGGGTGAACATGGCTTCTGCCAACAAGGCCCCTTGCCTGTTCATCTGCGAAAACAACCAGTACGCCATCAGCTTGAACGTCAAGGACCAGACCAACAGCAAAAACATCGCCATGAAAGGTCATGCTTACGGCATCCCCGGCTTTTACGTGGATGGGCAGGATGTGCTGGCTGTGCGTGCAGTGGTGAAGCAAGCTGCCGAATGGGTGCGTGCTGGAAATGGCTCTGCCCTGATTGAGTGCCTGACCTACCGCATCGGCACCCACTCCAGTTCCGACGACGACAGCCGTTACCGCAGCAAAGACGAAGTGGAAAGCTGGAGGAGGCAAGACCCTCTGGTGCGCTTCGAGCGTTTCCTTGAAAAAGAGGGGATTCTTCCAGCCAGAGAAGAAATTGAAGCGTATTATGGGAGTGTACTCGCTGAATTCGAGGAAGCCCTCAAGAAAGCCGAAGACTCCGGTTACCCCACCTGGGAGATTCTGTTCGATGATGTGTACAGCGACCTCCCCGACCACCTGCAGCAACAGGCCATGTACGTCAGGGAGGAGAATGTATGACCATGCAAAGTCCTGAGAAACCCACGTCCTCTCCCGTCAAGAAATCCCTGAACCTCATTCAGGCCATCAATCAGGCCATGCGTGAGGAGTTGCAGCGCGATCCCAACGTGCTGGTTTTTGGCGAAGACGTGGCCAAACGGGGTGGGGTGTTCCTCGCCACCGAGGGCTTGCAGGCCGAATTTGGCAAGGCTCGGGTTTTCGACACTCCGCTGTCTGAAGCCAGCATCGTGGGTGCTGCTGTGGGGATGTGCATCCGGGGTCTGCGTCCGGTGGCCGAAATCCAGTTTGCAGACTACCTGTATCCCGGCTTCGATCAGATCGTGTCTCAGGCAGCCAAAATCCGTTACCGCAGTGGGGGTGGCT
The nucleotide sequence above comes from Deinococcus misasensis DSM 22328. Encoded proteins:
- a CDS encoding CPBP family intramembrane glutamic endopeptidase; its protein translation is MTPHEQMITKCVMVSIPILVLVYSFLSVKVKEVELNHITAALFAFLMPVAYWNYVPTAHLWPLMAVYVPFFLASTLLILHSPVKRQPLDGRPMLDKILTQLCRIINEEAFFRGLMFALPMALFPEVPWYWMAVPQALLFAVIHYVPVQSVLKGQTGPLMPFFAAFAFPFFSSMMFAYLVTATQGILLAVIIHWLTNVMIELMFHRLGYCVVFELGLGNKQGYQEVTNPGVT
- a CDS encoding helix-turn-helix domain-containing protein; this encodes MPNHPLQFQNWYLSHSEHFQEQTSIEYVGTPEFGINHLIYHQLSGMEAPIWFEITPRVAHDPVLTANTLVDAFNKAAGERLLDHGMEYPYVLNIIKKYTPLFGAHTFVFSGTHLAPEFARAMLELQQEGHTLILIGEERLSDLPILTNEDLRVTRSEAFQLAEPLLLSESQIQDAYDQTRGVFEPLWIRLNELARRPIPLRPTADGFKHPPGYEVDLDPKLLVSLLRKKEKYMEALEIAVPNCPHLVPQFIEEAGSRALLTGAHAHLHVLLEALPRDIKEDEVVMRWRIEAAYLMDKKAEIKEEVLEYLEKHEAPDVRALAVLYMIFDRNLSKQAKRALGEIESLPTLKAKTFLYSYEKEAVFAQPEEPYKALSLAEVESNHLEIIRCVKMISRFSNITFRYKEYLHWSNYGMEIVQSMPNVNANDHLAIVNSCLYSKIIQNRMDGVDSLINEGMALVDKANDESRRYFYSTLADYSFVLKDYEKSLSFWKDLYNKSDRNFRAFYAYEILKNLISMGKLEEAQKFTENLTSTSLGLKNAFKIHAHMAELYFRIHVDDCSYDQLCKLDDMINNTYHSSAYLMLILMKYCFSKKAPAKLISDKEIEIVEKMPKEVIRFYLGDKLYEKYYSVPTKRIDAKFLGKPQIKINGEYVKLPLRQIEILLILSLNSDGLSGDKLMVKLYEDGQDNYGSLKTSISKLRKLINISANPYRISDDFESDITRLIHLIKVGNVQEALKIYSGKLLPESENDYIFETRELIDSSLNNMVIKHKNIDMMISMFDINNDIILLEEIINRMDKNDPRYVILKAKHSQELGNFS
- a CDS encoding thiamine pyrophosphate-dependent dehydrogenase E1 component subunit alpha; protein product: MFEAFTNQPIRLIGEDGSRTQPFELDLSADELLHIHRDMIRARVFDERLIPILRQGKTSFYAQSTGMEATQIGIAWGVRRDHDWFWPYYRDQGLVLTLGMPLDRWISQLLGSNSDVCKGRQMPQHFSDPEHHIATVCSAIGSHIAPAAGTAIAQKYLGTDEITVCTFGEGATSEGDWHAGVNMASANKAPCLFICENNQYAISLNVKDQTNSKNIAMKGHAYGIPGFYVDGQDVLAVRAVVKQAAEWVRAGNGSALIECLTYRIGTHSSSDDDSRYRSKDEVESWRRQDPLVRFERFLEKEGILPAREEIEAYYGSVLAEFEEALKKAEDSGYPTWEILFDDVYSDLPDHLQQQAMYVREENV